In Gossypium hirsutum isolate 1008001.06 chromosome D06, Gossypium_hirsutum_v2.1, whole genome shotgun sequence, one genomic interval encodes:
- the LOC107907293 gene encoding uncharacterized protein — protein sequence MHSISSDFRASPDYCPAAIHEFPIPPKALLGLHSYCPVYFDAFHAVLVDVSGHTTLLKAGSRKVHTKVPSIAYSTTNDVSGESIDGSTQALDQVASTDLKQVMLVKALLNAHDTLLAELQNLCDAINHAIDLTEFTSKMNNMKLFDSFLQEPVGADAEDSAQRKPRNGLERVNGRLEFQSDRLVHNLSKDDVLKIFNLSGDQVFYLWNTFLNFCVLAHICSLPVLAVKHFLP from the exons ATGCATTCAATCAGTTCTGATTTTCGGGCTTCTCCTGATTATTGCCCGGCTGCCATCCATGAATTCCCAATCCCTCCTAAAGCTCTTTTAGGACTTCATTCTTATTGCCCTGTTTACTTTGATGCATTTCATGCTGTTCTTGTGGATGTAAGTGGTCACACGACTCTGCTAAAAGCTGGTTCTCGCAAGGTCCACACGAAGGTACCCAG CATTGCATATTCTACAACTAATGATGTTTCTGGTGAAAGCATTGACGGATCTACTCAG GCACTGGATCAAGTGGCTTCTACTGATCTGAAACAGGTCATGCTTGTTAAGGCATTATTAAATGCTCATGACACACTGCTTGCGGAGCTGCAAAATCTTTGTGATGCCATTAACCATGCTATTGATTTGACTGAATTTACCTCCAAAATGAACAATATGAAGTTATTTGATTCCTTTTTGCAAGAACCGGTTGGTGCTGATGCTGAAGATTCAGCACAACGCAAGCCACGAAATGGTCTTGAG AGAGTAAATGGCAGATTAGAGTTTCAAAGTGATAGATTGGTCCATAATTTATCGAAGGATGATgtacttaaaatatttaatctatCGGGTGATCAAGTGTTTTATTTATGGAACACTTTCCTTAATTTCTGCGTGTTAGCACATATATGTTCACTTCCTGTTCTTGCTGTTAAACATTTTCTCCCCTAA